From the genome of Oxyura jamaicensis isolate SHBP4307 breed ruddy duck chromosome 2, BPBGC_Ojam_1.0, whole genome shotgun sequence, one region includes:
- the MAP4 gene encoding microtubule-associated protein 4 isoform X14, producing the protein MADLDHNLSLADALTEPPPEIEEEVKRDFIATLEAEKFDDVVGETVNKTDYVPLLDDDDAKAGSQEPKSKAHADGIQVEHTSASGPTVLENGDHGIEDHRPEA; encoded by the exons ATGGCCGACTTGGATCACAACCTCAGTCTCGCGGACGCTCTGACAGAGCCACCTCCCGAGATCGAGGAAGAAGTGAAAAGGGACTTCATCGCCACTCTGGAAGCAGAGAAGTTTGACGACGTGGTTGGAGAAACAGTAAACAAAACAGACTACGTTCCTCTGCTGGATGATGACGATGCAAAAGCTGGGAGCCAGGAACCAAAAAGCAAAGCCCATGCAGACGGCATTCAGGTGGAAC ATACTTCAGCTTCTGGGCCAACGGTTCTAGAAAATGGTGACCATGGAATAGAAGATCACCGCCCAG AAGCCTAG